One genomic window of Augochlora pura isolate Apur16 chromosome 5, APUR_v2.2.1, whole genome shotgun sequence includes the following:
- the LOC144469932 gene encoding BTB/POZ domain-containing protein KCTD9, producing the protein MKRVILFVNGTDVNGKVFMVTHSLDELLASASSKFNMTAKRIFTPQGGEIDDIKLIRDDDVLYVSDGEDFISKDKSIARNQLNRSSEWITLNVGGKYFTTTRATLTKKEPMSMLARMFTETTNNKQRILPSRQDQNDAFLIDRSPTYFEPLLNYLRHGQIILDANVNAAGVLAEARFYGIEGAIEILTTMVDEEDQQKSGLVSLTRKDVLKAIMSTPFSSELRFQGVDFVGADLSKLDLRNINFKYAIMRGCTLAGANLSGCCFERADLSYANLRGAQLVCVKMLCANLFEANLHSCNFEDPGGLPANMEGANLKGANLEGSNMAAVNLRVATLKNAILRNCDLRSAVLAGADLECCDLSGSDLQEANLRGANLKNTAFELMLTPLHMSQTIR; encoded by the exons ATGAAGAGGGTAATTCTGTTTGTCAACGGAACCGATGTAAATGGCAAG GTATTCATGGTAACTCATTCGCTAGATGAGTTGCTGGCATCTGCCAGCTCAAAGTTTAATATGACTGctaaaagaatatttacacCACAAGGTGGAGAAATTGAcgacattaaattaatacg ggATGATGATGTCCTATACGTTTCAGATGGTgaggattttatttcaaaggaTAAATCTATTGCAAGGAATCAGTTAAATAGAAGTTCAGAATGGATTACGTTAAATGTTGGTGGAAAGTACTTTACCACGACTAGGGCTACTTTAACAAAAAAGGAACCGATGAGTATGTTAGCTAG aatgTTTACTGAAACAACAAACAATAAGCAGAGGATATTACCAAGTAGGCAAGATCAAAATgatgcatttttaattgataggAGTCCAACATATTTTGAGccattattaaactatttaagGCATGGACAGATTATTCTCGATGCTAACGTAAATGCGGCTG GAGTTCTGGCAGAAGCACGTTTTTATGGAATAGAAGGTgctattgaaatattaactaCAATGGTTGACGAGGAGGATCAACAGAAAAGTGGATTAGTATCTTTAACAAGGAAGGATGTACTTAAGGCCATCATGTCAACGCCCTTTTCTTCGGAACTTAGATTCCAAGGCGTTGATTTTGTTGGTGCtgatttatcaaaattagatctcaggaatattaattttaag TATGCAATTATGCGCGGATGCACTCTAGCTGGCGCGAACTTATCAGGTTGTTGTTTCGAACGCGCAGATTTATCTTATGCAAATCTTCGCGGTGCTCAGCTCGTCTGCGTAAAAATGTTATGCGCGAATCTTTTCGAAGCCAATCTACATTCGTGTAATTTTGAAGACCCCGGTGGATTACCTGCCAACATGGAAGGTGCCAATTTGAAAGGTGCCAATCTTGAGGGTAGCAACATGGCTGCTGTAAACCTTAGAGTCGCGACGTTAAAAAATGCTATCCTAAGAAATTGCGATCTTAGGTCGGCTGTACTGGCTGGTGCTGATTTAGAA TGTTGTGACTTATCAGGGTCTGATTTACAAGAAGCAAACCTACGTGGTGCAAATCTAAAGAACACAGCATTTGAATTGATGTTGACGCCATTACATATGTCGCAAACGATACGATAA